In Zea mays cultivar B73 chromosome 7, Zm-B73-REFERENCE-NAM-5.0, whole genome shotgun sequence, the following proteins share a genomic window:
- the LOC100274924 gene encoding uncharacterized protein LOC100274924: MNPSPAQWALHFRTSFLFSAPDSPESSSCRVFKPHQTTLRHTVGEAKERQGGAAGKMFDDQDLGFFANFLGIFIFVLVIAYHFVMADPKYEGN, from the exons ATGAACCCTTCGCCAGCCCAATGGGCCTTACATTTCCGTACTTCCTTTCTCTTCTCGGCTCCCGACTCCCCCGAGTCGTCGTCTTGTCGGGTCTTCAAGCCACACCAAACCACACTGCGACACACAGTAGGCGAGGCGAAGGAGAGGCAAGGCGGCGCGGCGGGCAAG ATGTTTGACGATCAAGACCTGGGCTTCTTTGCCAATTTCCTGGGCATCTTCATCTTTGTCTTGGTTATTGCGTACCACTTCGTGATGGCAGACCCGAAGTACGAAGGAAACTGA
- the LOC100274924 gene encoding uncharacterized protein isoform X1 has product MGLTFPYFLSLLGSRLPRVVVLSGLQATPNHTATHSRRGEGEARRRGGQGTPLSSPRSHKSDGRSVLVGIPCHFVDRPRMMFDDQDLGFFANFLGIFIFVLVIAYHFVMADPKYEGN; this is encoded by the exons ATGGGCCTTACATTTCCGTACTTCCTTTCTCTTCTCGGCTCCCGACTCCCCCGAGTCGTCGTCTTGTCGGGTCTTCAAGCCACACCAAACCACACTGCGACACACAGTAGGCGAGGCGAAGGAGAGGCAAGGCGGCGCGGCGGGCAAGGTACACCTCTTTCTTCTCCTAGATCTCACAAGAGTGATGGCCGATCTGTTCTCGTGGGGATCCCGTGCCATTTCGTCGACCGTCCTCGCATG ATGTTTGACGATCAAGACCTGGGCTTCTTTGCCAATTTCCTGGGCATCTTCATCTTTGTCTTGGTTATTGCGTACCACTTCGTGATGGCAGACCCGAAGTACGAAGGAAACTGA
- the LOC100273934 gene encoding Cyclin-D2-2-like: MGILCLGASSTLLCGEDRNNVLGLGCGNELVEVGSGHDGLDSVVGAVFPVDTDEAVRALLEKETDHKPQDGYAERLERGGLEYSWRRDAMDWICKVHSYYRFGPLSLYLAVNYLDRFLSSYDLPHDKPWMRQLLSVACLALAVKMEETVLPLPVDLQVCDVKFEFEARTIGRMELLVLATLKWRMQAVTPFTFISYFLDKFNGGKPPSLALASRCTDIIIGTLKGSTFLSFRPSEIAAASALAAVSENQVVGSSSALSASEVPINKVMIARCYELLQEQALVRKTGHVNGSPSVPQSPIGVLDATCFSFRSEDARLVSSQSNNISSSSSNDNQVSKRRRLSISPI, encoded by the exons ATGGGAATCCTCTGCCTCGGTGCTTCCTCCACACTGCTCTGCGGGGAGGACAGgaacaacgtactcggcctcggctGCGGCAACGAGCTGGTGGAGGTGGGGAGCGGCCATGACGGCTTGGACTCCGTCGTCGGCGCCGTGTTCCCCGTGGACACAGATGAGGCCGTGCGGGCGTTGTTGGAGAAGGAGACGGACCACAAGCCTCAAGACGGCTATGCGGAGAGGCTGGAGCGCGGCGGATTGGAGTACTCCTGGAGGAGAGACGCCATGGATTGGATTTGCAAG GTCCATTCGTACTACAGGTTTGGACCACTCAGTCTTTACCTTGCTGTGAATTACCTGGATAGATTCCTCTCCTCATATGATCTCCCA CACGATAAGCCTTGGATGCGACAGTTGTTGTCAGTTGCTTGCCTAGCACTCGCTGTCAAGATGGAGGAGACCGTGCTCCCTCTTCCTGTGGACCTTCAG GTCTGCGATGTGAAATTTGAGTTCGAAGCAAGGACTATTGGGAGGATGGAGCTTCTTGTGCTGGCCACCCTGAAATGGAGAATGCAGGCTGTGACCCCCTTCACTTTCATCAGCTACTTCCTCGACAAGTTCAATGGTGGGAAGCCGCCGAGTTTGGCACTAGCGTCACGGTGCACCGATATCATAATTGGCACACTCAAAG GCTCTACATTCTTGTCATTCAGACCATCTGAGATTGCCGCGGCCTCAGCTCTAGCAGCAGTTTCTGAGAATCAGGTTGTTGGCTCCTCGAGTGCTCTTTCAGCATCTGAAGTCCCTATAAATAAG GTGATGATTGCTAGATGCTATGAGCTGTTGCAAGAGCAAGCGCTGGTGAGGAAGACAGGGCACGTCAATGGAAGCCCTTCAGTGCCGCAGAGCCCGATTGGCGTGCTGGATGCAACATGCTTCAGCTTTAGGAGTGAAGATGCAAGACTAGTATCATCGCAATCAAACAAcatcagtagtagtagtagtaacgaCAATCAAGTTTCTAAGAGGAGAAGGCTAAGCATATCACCAATCTGA